The following proteins are co-located in the Gordonia polyisoprenivorans genome:
- a CDS encoding MFS transporter → MSTTSPSAAPKDVSSTPEPTPSAGDSPQNGRDAVATGSLAAALDRIGFSRAQGWVIVLLMAGLFFDSLEQNSTGSMGPLIKDALGIGNAQLTAINTATVIGGLVGRLIGGYAADRWGRRFALSFNLLIYTLGGLISAVAVNYEMLLCSRFIVGVGLGGEFTVGLALLAEVVATRYRGSVLASLNISSGGIGNIASFGFFALVLGPLGGLLGGDAHSWRWTYVILAVPALLVVAFRRYLPESPRFLVDKGRVDEANESLNRLGGKRLSDLRRKGSPTSFVATTDIPVVAQRVSIVEVFRGSNLRRTAAIGTASWMSFGAQVTLLFLMPILLVSRGYSLTDSLVFTMIMNIGSLVGACAAAVLAGRVPRRITVMSAATLGCASAICFAAFADSVATILILGAVFQFFTMLLNTMLSVWAPELFPTSVRAMGASVVNGIGNVAGAVMPFAALYFFGLAGVAGVFLMIAAMYALLVVAARFGPETFGRSLEEIHAES, encoded by the coding sequence ATGTCCACCACCTCACCTTCGGCCGCGCCGAAAGACGTCTCCTCCACACCCGAGCCCACCCCGTCCGCAGGCGATTCCCCGCAGAACGGTCGCGATGCCGTGGCGACGGGATCGCTCGCCGCAGCCCTGGACCGTATCGGATTCTCCCGCGCCCAGGGCTGGGTGATCGTTCTGCTGATGGCTGGGCTGTTCTTCGACAGTCTCGAACAGAACTCCACCGGTTCCATGGGCCCCCTGATCAAGGACGCGCTGGGGATCGGCAACGCCCAACTCACCGCGATCAACACAGCGACCGTGATCGGAGGGCTCGTCGGACGACTGATCGGCGGTTACGCCGCCGATCGGTGGGGCCGGCGGTTCGCACTCAGTTTCAACCTGCTGATCTACACGCTCGGGGGACTGATCAGCGCGGTGGCCGTCAACTACGAGATGCTGCTCTGCAGCCGGTTCATCGTCGGTGTCGGATTGGGTGGTGAGTTCACCGTCGGTCTCGCGTTGCTCGCGGAGGTCGTGGCCACCCGCTATCGCGGGTCGGTGCTGGCGAGTCTGAACATCTCTTCCGGGGGAATCGGCAACATCGCCTCCTTCGGCTTCTTCGCGCTGGTCCTCGGACCGCTCGGCGGACTCCTCGGTGGCGACGCGCACTCCTGGCGCTGGACCTACGTCATTCTCGCGGTGCCCGCATTGCTGGTCGTCGCGTTCCGTCGCTACCTTCCGGAGTCGCCACGCTTCCTGGTGGACAAGGGACGCGTCGACGAAGCCAACGAGAGCCTGAACCGTCTTGGTGGGAAACGGCTTTCGGATCTTCGTCGCAAGGGCTCGCCGACCTCGTTCGTGGCCACCACCGACATCCCGGTGGTGGCGCAACGGGTGTCGATCGTGGAGGTCTTTCGCGGCAGCAACCTCCGCCGTACCGCGGCCATCGGGACGGCGTCGTGGATGTCTTTCGGAGCGCAGGTCACGCTGCTGTTCCTGATGCCGATCCTGTTGGTGTCACGCGGATACTCGCTGACCGACTCGCTCGTGTTCACCATGATCATGAACATCGGCAGTCTTGTCGGTGCCTGCGCCGCAGCAGTTCTCGCGGGGCGGGTACCGCGGAGGATCACCGTCATGTCGGCGGCCACGCTCGGCTGCGCCTCGGCGATTTGTTTCGCCGCCTTCGCCGATTCGGTGGCCACCATCCTCATCCTCGGCGCGGTGTTCCAGTTCTTCACGATGCTGCTCAACACCATGCTCTCGGTGTGGGCGCCGGAGCTCTTCCCGACCTCGGTGCGGGCGATGGGCGCCTCGGTGGTCAACGGCATCGGCAATGTGGCGGGTGCGGTCATGCCGTTCGCCGCGCTGTACTTCTTCGGCCTCGCCGGCGTTGCCGGCGTCTTCCTGATGATCGCCGCGATGTACGCACTCCTGGTTGTCGCCGCCCGATTCGGCCCCGAGACCTTCGGGCGGTCCCTGGAAGAGATCCACGCCGAGTCCTAG
- a CDS encoding ABC transporter substrate-binding protein, which produces MQRLTISATSHALNYLPAYLADSDGLFARRGLDVEFIARDPWTGVLDDLADNSAEVALGGLWVPAMYHGTTTEFTTFAQLNHQFPKALVVRDAEQAQEFSWNSMEGTTILAPGIGGSAPYAFTAGLMREAGADPRSVTFLRDLSTPMYLDLFRGGLGDAIVLDLSNALAAQRRRDGSIAIDYTVSGGLGPNSVFYCRRDRFDELVPALAGFVDAIGEAMDLLATAQIEDLAPLMAEHWPTADPAHLAQSCTRLQASRTWDTPRIDPGATDRWLRILFDEKMIRTPMAYGDLVDESALVVSAAHPVR; this is translated from the coding sequence ATGCAACGCCTGACCATCAGTGCGACCTCCCACGCTCTGAACTATCTGCCCGCCTACCTCGCCGACTCCGACGGTCTCTTCGCCCGACGTGGCCTTGATGTCGAGTTCATCGCACGCGACCCGTGGACCGGGGTCCTCGATGATCTCGCAGACAACTCCGCGGAGGTCGCGCTGGGCGGCCTCTGGGTGCCGGCGATGTACCACGGCACCACAACCGAATTCACCACTTTTGCCCAGCTGAACCACCAATTCCCCAAGGCGCTGGTGGTTCGTGACGCCGAGCAGGCCCAGGAGTTCTCGTGGAACAGCATGGAGGGGACGACGATCCTCGCGCCCGGCATCGGCGGCAGCGCCCCGTATGCGTTCACCGCCGGACTGATGCGAGAGGCCGGAGCCGATCCGCGATCGGTCACCTTCCTGCGGGACCTCTCGACGCCGATGTACCTGGACCTGTTCCGCGGCGGACTCGGGGACGCGATCGTGCTCGATCTGTCCAACGCGCTGGCGGCACAACGCCGGCGCGACGGCAGCATCGCGATCGACTACACGGTCTCCGGGGGACTCGGGCCCAACAGTGTCTTCTATTGTCGTCGTGATCGTTTCGACGAGCTCGTGCCGGCTCTCGCCGGCTTCGTCGACGCGATCGGCGAGGCGATGGATCTGTTGGCGACTGCGCAGATCGAGGATCTGGCGCCGCTGATGGCCGAGCACTGGCCCACCGCCGACCCGGCCCACCTGGCGCAGTCCTGCACCCGGCTGCAGGCGTCGAGGACCTGGGACACCCCGCGTATCGACCCGGGTGCCACCGATCGCTGGCTCCGAATCCTGTTCGACGAGAAGATGATCCGCACCCCTATGGCCTATGGTGATCTGGTCGACGAGTCGGCACTGGTGGTTTCGGCCGCCCACCCGGTGCGATGA